The Maniola hyperantus chromosome 12, iAphHyp1.2, whole genome shotgun sequence genome has a segment encoding these proteins:
- the LOC117986915 gene encoding RNA polymerase II transcriptional coactivator-like, which yields MPKNKKESSSSDSDEGPVDRNEPPEKKAKAGSRTNDKEPTWVLEGKKLVKIREFKGKVYIDIREFYEKNGDLLPGKKGIGLTPEMWRKLLSLGDEINEVISSRC from the exons AtgccaaaaaataaaaaggaaagtaGTAGCAGCGATAGCGATGAAGGTCCTGTTGAT CGTAACGaacctcccgaaaagaaagCCAAGGCGGGCTCAAGGACCAACGACAAAGAACCAACATGGGTTCTTGAAGGCAAGAAATTAGTCAAGATTCGAGAATTTAAGGGAAAAGTGTACATAGATATAAGAGAATTCTATGAGAAGAATGGCGATTTGTTACCAGGCAAGAAAGGAATCGGTCTGACACCAGAAATGTGGAGGAAGCTTTTATCATTAGGAGATGAAATTAATGAAGTTATTAGTTCACGCTGTTAA